Proteins encoded within one genomic window of Polyangia bacterium:
- a CDS encoding alpha-E domain-containing protein, with the protein MISRVADHCFWVGRYLDRAESTARLLQVTRALAFDGDLSALQCWRPLVTVSGQYEDFTERFGVDAAGHGEVVQQYMTWALENPVSVRNSVRAAREGARSIREVLSSDIWQATNELFLWFVGEEASTQFKQDRDGLYRNVRKATQLCLGLVRSTMLHDTPMDFLWLGVLLERLGQTARILDMHHHMMGGSPAGGQHQDEHQIVQTALWLSLLRACSGFDAFMRQHQGRVSRAAVVSFLIFENRFPRSLRYCLRSALAMAQRIWPASDARADGGAVERLQALDHWLDAQQKQSPPTSIHELLTHIVDQTSLTCQAVQRGMSGQPTVAADATEKTQTQSQ; encoded by the coding sequence GTGATCTCTCGCGTCGCCGATCATTGCTTCTGGGTCGGTCGCTACCTGGATCGCGCCGAGAGCACCGCGCGCCTGTTACAGGTGACGCGTGCGCTGGCCTTCGACGGTGATCTGTCGGCGCTGCAATGCTGGCGGCCGCTGGTGACGGTGTCGGGGCAATACGAAGACTTCACCGAGCGCTTCGGGGTGGACGCCGCCGGCCACGGTGAGGTGGTGCAGCAGTACATGACCTGGGCGCTGGAGAACCCGGTGTCGGTGCGAAACTCCGTGCGAGCGGCGCGCGAGGGCGCCCGCTCCATCCGCGAGGTGCTGAGCAGCGACATCTGGCAGGCCACCAACGAACTGTTCCTGTGGTTCGTCGGCGAAGAAGCCAGCACGCAGTTCAAGCAGGACCGCGACGGTCTTTATCGCAACGTCCGTAAGGCCACCCAGCTGTGCCTGGGTCTGGTCCGCAGCACGATGCTGCACGACACGCCGATGGATTTTCTGTGGCTGGGCGTGCTGCTGGAACGCCTGGGCCAGACCGCGCGCATCCTGGACATGCACCACCACATGATGGGCGGCTCGCCGGCCGGCGGCCAGCACCAGGACGAACACCAGATCGTGCAGACGGCGCTGTGGCTGTCGTTGTTGCGGGCCTGCTCGGGGTTCGACGCCTTCATGCGCCAGCACCAGGGCCGCGTGTCCCGGGCGGCGGTGGTGTCGTTCTTGATCTTCGAGAATCGCTTCCCGCGCTCGCTGCGCTATTGCCTGCGATCAGCGCTGGCCATGGCCCAGCGGATCTGGCCGGCCAGTGACGCTCGCGCCGACGGGGGCGCGGTGGAACGGCTGCAGGCGCTTGATCACTGGCTGGACGCCCAGCAAAAGCAATCGCCGCCCACGTCGATCCACGAGCTGCTGACCCACATCGTCGACCAGACGTCGCTGACCTGCCAGGCCGTGCAGCGCGGGATGTCCGGACAGCCCACGGTGGCGGCCGACGCCACCGAAAAAACGCAGACCCAGTCGCAATAG
- a CDS encoding tetratricopeptide repeat protein: MPTVREYEAALQRNPADAEVFAALRKAYRQAQQHDRLVVLYETRAQAIDDGSKAAELFYLAAELRLDQLGDPTGAEADLANAVDRDPTHIRATSRLKDIYREQGRTPDYMAMLEMEAAAVARTHDPARIAELQSEMGQLFVNHFARLERSVRNTQRPTKLTADHVKAIESARKIYRALGDYRNVVRLYELELEGTTDAKRRADLLLAIGRVLAEKLEELDAAAQRLGEVVRLRPRDDKALELLASIYANPNWVGADGPERSAALSIQVACRRHETGDDANAVAALRKALSAVPGHVESSALLEDIYRRGRQFHELDRYFRERIAAAASNDERIEFLYKRAELSERDLADKAEAQRIYGAIALLEPPTGPAWQRLAELLGGSGDYAKLAELREKQLEAIEDPEVRVPIMAELATLYRDRLGDKEQAAVYLHAVLQIEPDNEAVQKAYADHFREKGDWNALVELLEFSVEQAQARNAPIDEVVRQLEEVATTAEKNLTEPARALDAWRRIEDLQPSYARAREAQRRLLLKDKNWEGMAGLLEREAALQTEPGQRAETLRRAAQIHREKLRNSARAIEIYKDILRAEPHDAVALRALVEIFEREEDFAGLAKTLREQIDLTAAKQEKVSLLRRLLAIDDERLANLTEGAWAATEILQIVPGDRDTLTRLEGILERAGDHAKLVEVLEQHTAVASNTDEKVPLVRQVAEIYQTKLADLPRAAEHWEEVARLDPGDARALEALTTIYTESEKLPELARVLDLQVERLSAEPAQQAECVRRLALLSEGPLHDLPRAQKYWETLIELSPTDGEALDALSRIYENDGDWATLIRILDRRVALAKEPARAAELALLRAKVLDEELQNPVESAQVLEHLIAELDPRNLTANQRLRALYERAGDWERVVKVAERQLFLIEDPAARAPHALEVGLLWRDRLHDDRKAVTAFERVLEIDSDNLEAITALGPLYAQAGDWQRLIFTDEKLLDRCEEPLERRRLMLEIARLSEREMGEPRRAFEWLKRAYAESPDEETLRLVDEAAAKHSLNEELIQIYEGSRARAADPAAQLAAALKIAVICEDKLHDPARAFSVLREALPSDPTGRELLPLLEGLAERTSNWTGLLEVYAAVARARPEQGERVELLRLRAGVREKNLGDPAGALDETMRAFVLQPQNLSVQDEVLRLARATGRWEDALTVQGQLFALADDLGTKLTVARNAAQLVEVEVKDLVRAFRAYLNAFRLAPDDPEITGHLWRLAAAIGRFEIMEPATAAAPTPAPVAAHPAPVDVDLDDLHVAESVDDSGALELSDDELFDEVDEDGGAGGADGAPESTAADAEADATIPMPRVPTPLPGPPRTKTIPPPPPAATQPPPTPVRRPPERPARATFETPWEELAAAYESLPPADTTKRHQRLLKIAEIWERGQHDITRAVNTLERAFRLNSDDPVTRRELERLAKAHDLWDRLAAIYLGSVDEFSDAARSVALHHDVARMREGLGQVDKAEALYEAILRLKSDDREALDGVETIYRDQHRWQELANLLERRTSGALESKLTAPLRRSKFRELAELYEVRLEKPYEAIGTLEKHATDLRNQATNEANDEAGIAEAGNGATANNESSGADSVRDSSEALRAETLAVSESLSRMYSRVGLWAKVVDNVHLQAELTADRSRARALRLQLASIYEAELGLPDRAIDAYQAILTHAPDDGEALSALDRLLEAHGRFETLQEVLAKRAALSSGEQRLKLVRRRAKILEEKMGNPEAAAACLRDLGADAIADNDLLAALVRNLRRAGLAHEAARILGQKIDAEKKRRGRAARARVAALNLELSLIKLDDLNDADGARESVEAALVASPENLAALAALARLYLKANDFEHYAETRGRQARALAKGDKAAAVEALLDAGRVYGEQVASAEKARASFEEALKLDPHSTLALRALASALAAQGAWEDATFVLNRQLELTEAPEGRAAILTELGRAAWEGANDAATATRRLEEALALVPDRVPAIALIADIYYKEGQWENAEKRLTEAVRWLRGQPPQMALLYQRLAEVHERLGKLEDAYRQLLEADRMGPGQLMIKLALGENRFRASKWREAAQHLSVLGDHPDAAGYPEEVADALAHGAQAEIKQRRPERAIALYEAALRLRPTHQPSLRALADLGQERGEPHQAATYLRRLADATKDPADRAALLEQLGDRYVDVAEPPQALAAYGQALALGGEPSDVQVPLLEKTLKLQRTTGDIEGAARTSKQLLDLVKDPQERTTRRREAALLMAEQDAAGALILIEQMLEESPVDERALAMLCDVSSTLGRKQGLEQRLASVLPELPAPPADDAEAIRRRADLWEHLGSLRLASGADGADGALGALVKAIELDPRRLTAREKLAGLYGEGPEHADAAAENLRVLLAADVARPDGLRALAGYYARRGLIDRARCCYEVLDVLDAAEADERAFLAAHPTLEMKPDDPYPGAVDEADRAAHLTLPESTKMAEVFSSLWEGTPGLAVGQTVEELGVSAQDKISPMSDLDLGKIYGQVSKALGNKKTALYIKMDGATFDLAMAVQSPPALVIGPELGLGARHAEMRFQIGRGIELTRPEYILAAGLPPREFAHLFASVLKAYHPRHSRRPANPNDASNDQMLKLKRSVPYKISKRLAELFGALGSTAWSSIEWRSLVQQTGNRAGLLVCGQLKTAVNVVLAERPGAHKTDGGEPSGDELRRMASAHQPLKALLQYAISEDYFHLREKLGTAVVGAVAA; the protein is encoded by the coding sequence ATGCCGACCGTTCGTGAGTACGAAGCCGCCTTGCAAAGGAACCCCGCGGACGCGGAGGTTTTCGCGGCCTTGCGGAAAGCGTACCGCCAGGCCCAGCAACACGACCGACTGGTGGTGCTGTATGAAACGCGCGCCCAGGCCATCGACGACGGCTCGAAGGCGGCCGAGCTATTCTACCTGGCCGCCGAGCTGCGCCTGGATCAGCTGGGAGACCCCACCGGCGCCGAGGCCGATCTGGCCAACGCCGTCGACCGCGACCCCACGCACATCCGGGCCACCTCGCGCCTGAAGGACATCTACCGCGAACAAGGCCGCACCCCCGATTACATGGCCATGCTGGAGATGGAGGCCGCCGCCGTCGCCCGCACCCACGATCCCGCGCGCATCGCCGAGCTGCAGTCGGAGATGGGGCAGCTTTTCGTCAACCACTTTGCCCGCCTGGAACGCAGCGTCCGCAACACGCAGCGACCGACCAAGCTGACCGCCGACCACGTCAAGGCCATCGAATCGGCGCGCAAGATCTACCGGGCGCTGGGCGACTACCGCAACGTGGTCCGGCTCTACGAGCTGGAGCTGGAAGGCACCACCGACGCCAAACGGCGCGCCGATCTGCTGCTGGCCATCGGGCGCGTGCTGGCGGAAAAGCTGGAAGAGCTGGACGCCGCCGCCCAGCGCCTGGGCGAGGTGGTGCGCCTGCGCCCGCGCGATGACAAGGCGCTGGAGTTACTGGCGTCGATCTACGCCAACCCGAACTGGGTCGGCGCCGATGGGCCCGAACGATCGGCCGCGCTGTCGATCCAGGTGGCGTGCCGCCGACACGAGACCGGCGACGACGCGAACGCCGTGGCGGCGCTGCGCAAGGCTTTGTCCGCTGTCCCCGGCCACGTCGAATCGTCGGCGCTGCTGGAGGACATCTATCGCCGCGGCCGCCAGTTTCATGAGCTGGACCGTTACTTCCGCGAGCGCATCGCCGCCGCCGCCAGCAACGACGAGCGCATCGAGTTTCTGTACAAACGCGCCGAGCTGTCCGAGCGCGATCTGGCCGACAAGGCCGAGGCCCAGCGGATCTACGGCGCCATCGCCCTCCTGGAACCGCCGACCGGCCCGGCCTGGCAGCGCCTGGCCGAATTGCTGGGCGGCAGCGGCGACTACGCCAAGCTGGCCGAGCTGCGAGAAAAACAGCTGGAGGCCATCGAAGATCCGGAGGTCCGGGTCCCCATCATGGCCGAGCTGGCCACGCTTTACCGGGATCGGCTGGGCGACAAAGAACAAGCCGCGGTCTATCTGCACGCCGTGCTGCAGATCGAACCCGACAACGAGGCTGTGCAGAAGGCCTACGCCGATCACTTCCGCGAGAAGGGCGATTGGAACGCGCTGGTCGAGCTCTTGGAGTTCTCCGTCGAGCAAGCGCAGGCGCGCAACGCGCCCATTGACGAGGTGGTGCGGCAACTGGAAGAAGTCGCCACCACCGCCGAGAAGAACCTGACCGAACCGGCGCGCGCCCTGGACGCCTGGCGGCGCATCGAAGATCTGCAGCCGTCGTACGCCCGGGCCCGCGAGGCGCAGCGGCGCCTGCTGCTGAAAGACAAGAACTGGGAGGGCATGGCCGGCTTGCTGGAGCGCGAGGCGGCGCTGCAGACCGAGCCAGGCCAGCGCGCCGAGACCCTGCGCCGCGCGGCGCAGATTCACCGCGAAAAGCTGCGGAACTCGGCCCGGGCGATCGAGATCTACAAGGACATCCTGCGCGCCGAACCGCACGACGCGGTGGCCTTGCGCGCGCTGGTGGAGATCTTCGAGCGCGAGGAAGACTTCGCCGGCCTGGCCAAGACGCTGCGCGAGCAGATCGATCTCACGGCCGCCAAGCAGGAGAAGGTCAGCCTGCTGCGCCGCCTGCTGGCCATCGACGACGAACGCCTGGCCAACCTGACCGAGGGCGCCTGGGCGGCGACGGAGATCTTGCAGATCGTCCCCGGCGATCGCGACACCCTGACTCGCCTGGAAGGAATCCTGGAACGCGCCGGCGACCACGCCAAACTGGTCGAGGTCCTGGAACAGCACACGGCGGTGGCCAGTAACACCGACGAGAAGGTGCCGCTCGTGCGTCAGGTGGCGGAGATCTATCAGACCAAGCTCGCCGACCTGCCGCGCGCCGCCGAACACTGGGAGGAAGTAGCGCGCCTCGATCCCGGCGACGCGCGCGCCCTGGAAGCGCTGACCACGATCTATACCGAGTCGGAGAAATTGCCCGAGCTGGCGCGCGTCCTGGACCTGCAGGTCGAGCGTCTGTCCGCCGAGCCGGCGCAGCAGGCCGAGTGCGTGCGGCGGCTGGCGCTGCTGTCCGAAGGTCCGCTGCACGATCTGCCGCGCGCCCAAAAATACTGGGAGACGTTGATCGAGCTTTCGCCCACTGACGGCGAAGCGCTGGACGCTCTGTCGCGCATCTACGAGAACGACGGCGACTGGGCCACGCTGATCCGCATCCTGGACCGCCGGGTGGCCCTGGCCAAGGAACCGGCCCGCGCCGCCGAGTTGGCCCTGCTGCGCGCCAAGGTGCTGGATGAAGAGCTGCAAAATCCGGTGGAGTCAGCGCAGGTGCTGGAGCACCTGATTGCCGAGCTGGATCCGCGCAACCTCACCGCCAACCAGCGTCTTCGCGCTCTTTACGAACGGGCCGGCGACTGGGAGCGGGTGGTCAAGGTGGCCGAACGGCAACTGTTCCTGATCGAGGACCCGGCCGCCCGCGCCCCGCACGCGCTGGAGGTGGGCCTGCTGTGGCGCGATCGCCTGCACGACGATCGCAAGGCGGTGACCGCGTTCGAACGCGTGCTGGAGATCGACAGCGACAATCTGGAAGCCATCACCGCGCTCGGCCCGCTGTACGCCCAGGCGGGCGACTGGCAGCGGCTGATCTTCACCGACGAGAAGCTCTTGGATCGCTGCGAGGAGCCGCTCGAGCGGCGGCGGCTGATGCTGGAGATCGCCCGCTTGTCGGAAAGAGAGATGGGCGAGCCGCGACGGGCCTTCGAGTGGCTCAAGCGCGCCTACGCCGAATCACCCGACGAAGAGACCTTGCGCCTGGTCGACGAAGCGGCGGCCAAGCACAGCCTGAACGAAGAGCTGATCCAGATCTACGAAGGCTCGCGCGCCCGGGCGGCGGATCCGGCGGCGCAGCTGGCCGCGGCGCTGAAGATCGCCGTCATCTGCGAGGATAAGCTGCACGATCCGGCGCGCGCCTTCAGCGTACTGCGCGAGGCGCTGCCGTCAGATCCAACCGGCCGCGAGCTTTTGCCTCTGCTGGAAGGCCTGGCCGAACGCACGTCCAACTGGACCGGTCTGCTGGAAGTTTATGCGGCGGTGGCGCGCGCCCGACCCGAGCAGGGCGAACGCGTCGAGCTTTTGCGCCTGCGCGCCGGCGTGCGCGAAAAAAACCTGGGCGATCCGGCCGGCGCGCTGGACGAGACCATGCGCGCGTTCGTTCTGCAGCCGCAGAATCTGTCGGTGCAAGACGAAGTGCTGCGCCTGGCTCGGGCCACCGGCCGCTGGGAAGACGCGCTGACCGTGCAAGGTCAGCTGTTCGCCCTGGCCGACGATCTGGGCACCAAGCTGACCGTGGCCCGCAACGCTGCGCAGCTGGTCGAGGTCGAGGTCAAGGATCTGGTGCGCGCCTTCCGCGCCTACCTGAACGCCTTCCGCCTGGCGCCCGACGATCCGGAGATCACCGGCCACCTGTGGCGGCTGGCGGCGGCGATCGGGCGTTTTGAAATCATGGAGCCCGCGACGGCGGCCGCGCCCACGCCGGCGCCGGTGGCGGCGCATCCCGCCCCGGTCGACGTTGACCTCGATGATCTGCACGTCGCCGAATCCGTCGACGACAGCGGCGCGCTGGAGCTGTCCGACGACGAGCTGTTCGACGAGGTCGATGAGGACGGCGGCGCCGGCGGCGCCGATGGCGCGCCGGAATCCACCGCCGCCGACGCGGAAGCCGATGCCACCATCCCGATGCCGCGCGTGCCGACGCCGCTGCCGGGACCGCCGCGAACCAAGACCATCCCGCCGCCACCTCCGGCCGCCACCCAACCGCCGCCGACGCCGGTCCGCCGCCCGCCCGAGCGCCCGGCGCGAGCGACGTTCGAGACGCCCTGGGAAGAGCTGGCCGCCGCCTACGAATCGCTGCCGCCCGCCGACACCACCAAGCGCCACCAGCGCCTGCTGAAAATCGCGGAGATCTGGGAGCGCGGCCAGCACGACATCACCCGCGCGGTGAACACGTTGGAACGCGCCTTCCGTTTGAACTCGGACGATCCGGTCACCCGCCGCGAGCTGGAACGCCTGGCCAAGGCGCACGACCTCTGGGATCGCCTGGCCGCGATTTATCTGGGCAGCGTCGACGAATTCAGCGACGCCGCCCGGTCGGTGGCCCTGCACCACGACGTGGCCCGCATGCGCGAGGGCCTGGGCCAGGTCGACAAGGCCGAGGCGCTGTACGAGGCCATCCTGCGTTTGAAATCAGACGATCGCGAAGCGCTGGACGGCGTTGAGACGATCTACCGCGATCAGCACCGCTGGCAGGAGCTGGCGAATCTACTGGAACGGCGGACCAGCGGCGCCCTGGAATCGAAGCTGACCGCGCCGCTGCGGCGAAGCAAATTTCGCGAGCTGGCCGAGCTTTACGAGGTGCGGTTGGAAAAACCTTATGAAGCGATCGGCACGCTGGAGAAACACGCCACCGACCTACGCAACCAGGCGACCAACGAGGCCAATGACGAGGCAGGTATCGCCGAAGCGGGCAACGGCGCGACGGCCAACAACGAATCCAGCGGCGCCGACTCCGTCCGCGACAGCAGCGAGGCGCTGAGAGCCGAGACCCTGGCGGTCAGCGAAAGTTTGTCGCGGATGTACTCGCGCGTGGGGCTGTGGGCCAAGGTCGTGGACAACGTTCACCTGCAGGCCGAGCTGACCGCCGACCGGAGCCGCGCCCGCGCTTTGCGCTTGCAGCTGGCGTCGATCTACGAAGCCGAACTGGGTCTGCCGGATCGGGCCATCGACGCCTATCAGGCGATCCTGACCCACGCGCCCGACGACGGCGAGGCGCTGAGCGCTCTGGATCGCTTGCTGGAAGCGCACGGCCGTTTCGAGACGCTGCAAGAGGTGCTGGCCAAGCGGGCGGCGCTGTCCAGCGGCGAGCAGCGCCTGAAGCTGGTGCGCCGGCGGGCGAAGATCCTCGAAGAGAAGATGGGCAACCCGGAAGCGGCGGCCGCCTGCCTTCGCGATCTGGGCGCCGACGCCATTGCCGACAACGATCTGCTGGCCGCGCTGGTGCGCAACCTGCGGCGGGCCGGCCTGGCCCACGAAGCAGCGCGCATCCTGGGACAGAAGATCGATGCCGAGAAGAAACGCCGCGGGCGCGCGGCGCGGGCCCGCGTGGCGGCGCTGAATCTGGAGCTGAGCCTGATCAAGCTGGACGATCTCAACGACGCCGACGGCGCGAGAGAGAGCGTCGAGGCGGCGCTGGTGGCGTCGCCGGAGAACCTGGCGGCGCTGGCGGCGCTGGCCCGGCTGTACCTGAAAGCGAACGACTTTGAACACTATGCCGAGACCCGCGGGCGGCAGGCGCGCGCTCTGGCCAAGGGCGATAAGGCGGCCGCGGTCGAGGCGCTGCTGGACGCCGGCCGCGTCTATGGCGAACAGGTGGCGTCCGCCGAGAAAGCGCGCGCCAGCTTCGAAGAGGCGCTGAAGCTGGATCCCCACAGCACCCTGGCCTTGCGCGCGCTGGCCAGCGCGCTGGCGGCGCAAGGTGCCTGGGAAGACGCCACCTTCGTGCTGAACCGTCAGCTGGAATTGACCGAAGCGCCCGAGGGGCGCGCCGCCATTCTCACCGAGCTCGGCCGCGCCGCCTGGGAAGGGGCGAACGACGCCGCCACCGCCACCCGGCGCCTGGAAGAGGCGCTGGCCCTGGTCCCGGATCGCGTGCCCGCCATCGCGCTTATCGCCGACATTTATTACAAGGAAGGCCAGTGGGAAAACGCCGAGAAGCGTTTGACCGAGGCGGTGCGCTGGCTGCGCGGGCAGCCGCCGCAGATGGCGCTTTTGTACCAGCGCCTGGCCGAGGTGCACGAACGGCTGGGCAAGCTGGAGGACGCTTACCGGCAACTGCTGGAGGCGGATCGCATGGGCCCCGGCCAGTTGATGATCAAACTGGCGCTGGGCGAGAATCGTTTCCGTGCCAGCAAATGGCGCGAGGCCGCGCAACATCTGAGCGTGCTCGGCGATCACCCGGACGCCGCCGGCTATCCCGAGGAGGTGGCGGACGCCCTGGCCCACGGCGCGCAGGCCGAGATCAAACAGCGCCGCCCGGAACGCGCCATCGCCCTGTACGAAGCGGCCCTGCGGCTGCGCCCCACGCACCAGCCGTCGCTGCGCGCGCTGGCCGACCTGGGGCAGGAACGCGGCGAGCCGCACCAGGCGGCGACCTACCTGCGCCGGCTGGCCGACGCCACCAAGGACCCCGCGGATCGAGCAGCGCTGCTGGAACAGCTGGGCGATCGCTACGTCGACGTGGCCGAGCCTCCGCAGGCGCTGGCGGCGTACGGCCAAGCACTGGCGCTGGGCGGTGAGCCCAGCGACGTGCAGGTGCCGCTGCTGGAAAAGACGTTGAAGCTGCAGCGGACCACCGGCGACATCGAAGGCGCCGCCCGCACGTCGAAGCAACTTCTGGATCTGGTGAAGGATCCGCAAGAACGCACCACGCGGCGGCGCGAGGCGGCGCTTCTGATGGCCGAGCAAGATGCCGCCGGCGCCTTGATCCTGATCGAGCAAATGCTGGAAGAAAGTCCGGTCGACGAGCGCGCCCTGGCCATGCTGTGCGATGTCTCGAGCACGCTGGGGCGCAAGCAGGGCCTGGAGCAGCGGCTGGCCAGTGTGCTGCCCGAGCTGCCCGCGCCGCCCGCCGACGACGCGGAGGCCATCCGACGCCGCGCCGATCTGTGGGAGCATCTCGGCTCGCTCCGCCTGGCCAGCGGCGCGGATGGCGCCGACGGGGCACTGGGCGCGCTGGTGAAGGCCATCGAGCTTGACCCGCGCCGGCTGACGGCGCGCGAGAAGCTGGCCGGTCTTTACGGCGAGGGTCCCGAGCACGCCGACGCCGCCGCCGAGAACTTGCGCGTGCTGCTGGCCGCCGACGTGGCCCGCCCCGACGGGCTGCGCGCGCTGGCCGGCTATTACGCGCGGCGCGGCCTCATCGATCGGGCGCGCTGCTGTTACGAGGTGCTGGACGTCCTCGATGCCGCCGAGGCGGACGAGCGCGCTTTCCTGGCGGCGCACCCGACGCTGGAGATGAAGCCCGACGATCCATACCCCGGCGCCGTCGACGAGGCGGATCGCGCCGCGCACCTGACGCTGCCCGAGTCGACCAAGATGGCGGAGGTCTTCTCATCGCTGTGGGAAGGCACGCCTGGATTAGCGGTGGGCCAGACCGTCGAGGAGCTGGGCGTATCGGCGCAGGACAAGATCTCGCCCATGTCCGACCTTGATCTCGGCAAGATCTACGGACAGGTCAGCAAGGCGCTGGGCAACAAGAAGACCGCGCTTTACATCAAGATGGACGGCGCCACGTTCGACCTGGCGATGGCGGTGCAGTCCCCGCCGGCGCTGGTGATCGGGCCCGAGCTGGGCCTGGGCGCGCGCCACGCCGAGATGCGTTTTCAGATCGGCCGCGGCATCGAGCTGACCCGGCCCGAATACATCCTGGCCGCCGGGCTGCCGCCGCGCGAGTTCGCCCACCTGTTCGCCAGCGTGCTGAAGGCGTACCACCCGCGCCACTCGCGCCGGCCGGCCAACCCGAACGACGCCAGCAACGACCAGATGCTGAAGCTCAAGCGCAGCGTTCCCTACAAGATCTCCAAGCGCCTGGCCGAGCTGTTCGGCGCGCTGGGCTCGACGGCCTGGAGCTCGATCGAATGGCGGAGCCTGGTGCAGCAGACCGGCAACCGCGCCGGCCTTCTGGTCTGCGGCCAGCTCAAGACAGCGGTGAACGTGGTGCTGGCTGAACGCCCCGGCGCGCACAAGACTGATGGGGGCGAACCCTCAGGCGATGAGCTGCGGCGAATGGCGTCGGCGCATCAGCCGCTGAAAGCGCTGCTGCAGTACGCGATCAGCGAAGACTACTTTCACCTGCGTGAAAAGCTGGGCACCGCGGTGGTCGGCGCGGTCGCGGCATGA
- a CDS encoding MXAN_6577-like cysteine-rich protein produces MYSLARLTWVVCIALTLGSCGQRTNPAYVGAAPVDSGSSDLSPAVDGQGDGGSIRGCSLPLLMCSGDCVDLQSSSAHCGACDTVCSPDKICSQGTCVCDAAQTLCDDTCIDLLKSAAHCGDCDTACTDAMVCSQGACAISCTDPLVNCSGSCVDQQSDSMNCGACGNACPSAMECASGTCFCTDGLTNCSGHCFNLDTNKSNCGACGNVCPSSQQCLVGKCELKCSTGLTNCSGSCVDLKSSGGNCGACGVACTGGAVCSGGTCVCPNGGLRCSGVCIDPSTDHANCGGCGNKCSSSNPVQACEQSMCQAFCSQGLTLCGGSCIDLQSSSKNCGGCGLVCSGGTTCTAGKCTCPNGLTKCGSQCLDTTTNQSNCGTCGNVCSTGNVCSHGTCVKSCGNDLTPCGNTCVDTTTNFNNCGGCGLSCSANQTCDNSQCRCNQGLDACGDVCVNLKTNGAHCGACGTACLLHALCLNGKCVVAGLGTDGNGN; encoded by the coding sequence ATGTATTCGCTCGCACGCTTAACTTGGGTTGTCTGCATCGCGCTGACCCTGGGGTCATGTGGGCAGCGGACCAACCCCGCCTATGTCGGTGCGGCACCGGTCGACAGCGGCAGTTCTGATCTGTCCCCCGCCGTCGACGGCCAGGGTGATGGCGGCAGCATCCGCGGCTGTTCGCTGCCCCTGCTTATGTGCAGCGGTGATTGCGTCGACCTGCAATCCAGCAGCGCTCATTGCGGCGCGTGCGACACTGTCTGCTCCCCTGACAAGATCTGTTCGCAAGGAACGTGCGTGTGCGACGCCGCGCAAACCCTGTGTGATGACACCTGCATCGATCTCCTCAAGAGCGCCGCCCACTGTGGTGACTGCGACACGGCGTGCACCGACGCCATGGTTTGTTCGCAGGGCGCGTGCGCGATCAGCTGCACCGACCCGCTGGTCAATTGCAGCGGCAGTTGCGTGGACCAGCAATCCGACAGCATGAACTGCGGCGCCTGCGGCAACGCCTGTCCGTCGGCCATGGAGTGCGCTTCTGGCACCTGTTTCTGCACCGATGGCCTCACCAACTGCAGTGGGCACTGTTTCAACCTGGACACCAACAAGAGCAATTGCGGCGCCTGCGGCAACGTCTGCCCCAGCAGCCAGCAATGCTTGGTGGGCAAGTGCGAGCTGAAGTGCTCGACGGGCCTGACCAACTGTTCGGGCTCGTGCGTGGATCTCAAGTCCAGCGGCGGAAACTGCGGCGCCTGCGGCGTGGCCTGCACCGGCGGCGCGGTCTGCTCCGGCGGCACGTGCGTTTGCCCGAACGGCGGCCTGCGCTGTAGCGGCGTCTGCATCGATCCCAGCACCGATCACGCCAACTGCGGCGGCTGCGGCAACAAGTGCAGCAGCAGCAATCCCGTGCAGGCCTGCGAGCAGAGCATGTGCCAGGCGTTCTGCAGTCAGGGCCTGACTCTTTGTGGCGGCTCCTGCATCGACCTTCAATCCAGCAGCAAGAACTGCGGCGGCTGCGGCCTGGTGTGTTCGGGGGGCACGACCTGCACGGCCGGCAAATGCACCTGTCCGAACGGCCTGACGAAATGCGGTTCGCAGTGTCTGGACACCACCACCAACCAGAGCAACTGTGGCACCTGTGGAAACGTTTGCAGCACAGGCAATGTGTGCTCGCACGGCACGTGCGTGAAGAGTTGCGGCAACGACCTCACCCCGTGCGGCAACACCTGCGTCGACACCACCACGAACTTCAACAACTGCGGCGGCTGCGGATTGTCGTGCTCGGCGAATCAGACATGTGACAACAGCCAGTGCCGCTGCAACCAAGGGCTGGACGCTTGCGGCGACGTTTGCGTCAACCTGAAGACCAACGGCGCCCACTGTGGCGCGTGCGGGACCGCCTGCTTGCTGCACGCCTTGTGCTTGAACGGCAAATGCGTCGTCGCGGGCCTTGGCACCGACGGCAACGGCAACTGA